The following nucleotide sequence is from Fibrobacter succinogenes.
AGGAAGAATACCCTGTTAGCTACAACGAAACCGTCGATGTCGCCAAAAAGGAAAAGGACGAAAACATTTATCCCGAGATAAACCTCTCCCTGAGCGACGAAGAAATGGAACGTTACAAGACCGTGTTTGTCGGCTTTCCGGTCTGGTGGTACGACGTGCCGATGCCCGTGATGACATTCCTGAAGCAGGCGAACCTGCAAGGCAAAAACGTCTATGCGTTCTTCTCTCACGAAGGGTCGTCCGATGGTGCAGGGAGCCTCCCTACGCTCGAAAAGCTGATGCAGGCGAAGGGCGCCGCATTCGACAAGAAAACCGCCCTTTCTGTGCGCGGAAGCAAG
It contains:
- a CDS encoding flavodoxin: MKKLARIYTLVLTFALALLSLVGCAERNRTDQNADADFSKKGDVLVVYFTWSGHLRSMAHWIADEVGADYARILRKEEYPVSYNETVDVAKKEKDENIYPEINLSLSDEEMERYKTVFVGFPVWWYDVPMPVMTFLKQANLQGKNVYAFFSHEGSSDGAGSLPTLEKLMQAKGAAFDKKTALSVRGSKVKDSEAVVREWVKALSK